One Owenweeksia hongkongensis DSM 17368 genomic region harbors:
- a CDS encoding nuclear transport factor 2 family protein has product MEKIVDLKDTKSVRNMNTALALYDEMINEHNAIEAVNKYLVPEYIQHNPSIATGAEALGQAFGYIGHTHPTSRVEIHRIIAAGDYVWSHVIFYNLSNDDPSDKGTAGVDILKFNDEGKIIEHWDVLQEIIDPSKTANTNGQV; this is encoded by the coding sequence ATGGAAAAGATAGTAGACTTAAAAGACACGAAAAGTGTTAGAAATATGAATACAGCCCTAGCCCTGTATGATGAAATGATAAACGAACACAATGCTATTGAAGCTGTGAACAAATATCTGGTACCCGAATACATTCAGCACAATCCATCCATAGCTACAGGAGCAGAAGCCTTAGGGCAAGCATTTGGCTATATTGGTCATACACACCCTACTTCTAGAGTGGAAATACATAGAATTATTGCTGCTGGCGATTACGTTTGGTCACATGTAATATTCTATAACCTAAGCAATGATGATCCTTCCGATAAAGGAACAGCTGGTGTAGATATTCTAAAATTTAATGACGAAGGAAAAATAATAGAACACTGGGATGTTTTACAAGAAATCATAGATCCAAGTAAAACTGCCAATACGAATGGTCAGGTGTAA